The Saccharopolyspora pogona region GACCATCGAGGATCGGGTCATCAAGATCACCGCCGAGAAGTTGGACGTCAAAAAGGAGCACATGGACCTCACGGCCCTACTCATCGACGACCTCGGCGCTGACGATCTGGCAATGGCGGAGCTGGGGAGGCGATCGAGGGGGAGTTCGGCATCAAAATCCCCTACGCCGACGTGGAGCAGTGGCGGACCGTGAACAACGTCGTCCACTACGTCCACCACCACATTCGGTAGTCCCCGCGACTAGAACCGGGGCCGCTGACCTTCGCCGTGGCCCGAGCGTGCCTCGTCCTGGGCGGGGCCTTCACCCGTGCCCCTGCGCCGACCAGTCCTCCATCGAAAAGGCGGTTATCCCTTGAACCGAGCTTTGATCGTCATCGACGTGCAGAACGACTTCTGCGAGGGCGGCAGCGTTCCCGTGTCCGGCGGCGCGGACGTGGCTGCTGCCATCGCCGACTTCGTGAACCGGCAGACGGGCTACAGCCTCGTCGTCGCCACGCGCGACCACCACATCGACCCGGGCGACCACTTCTCGGAGCGCCCGGACTTCGTGCACTCCTGGCCTTCCCACTGCGTACAGGGGAGCGAAGGCAGCGAGTTCCACCCGAACTTCGAGCCCGTCGTCGCATCAGGTGCCGTTGACGAGGTCTTCTACAAGGGCCACCACGCAGCCGCCTACAGCGGGTTCCTCGGCATCAACGAGGCCGGGAGTTCACTGGCCGACTGGCTGCGCGAGCACGACGTCGGCCAGGTGGACGTCGTCGGCATCGCCACCGACCACTGCGTGCGGGCCACGGCCCTGGACGCAGTCCGTGAGGGCTTCGCGGCGCAGGTCCTGCTCGAGCTGACCGCGGCCGTCGCCGCGAAGACCACCGACGCGGCCGTGGAGGACCTGCGCAAGGCAGGCGTGAAGCTCAACGGCAGCCCGGTACTCGCGAACGACTGAACAGCCGTCAGGGCACACGACAGCGCAGGCGCCACGCCGTTTCAGTCGAGATGCGGGAGCCGTGGTCGAGCAGGTCGAGCTCGCCCGGTCCAGCACGGGCGGGTCACCGTCGACCGGCGCCGTTGCGCAGCCAGCAGTGGGCAATGTCGTGTGTTTGCGACCGGTCGACCCGATCCAGCCTGAACCGCAGTTTCGATCGGTGTACACGCGTTCGAGGGAATCCGCCATGAAGGAGGTCCACGGGTTAGGGGTTCCCGCAGGTGGTTGGCCAGGATGGTCCGATGCCGTCAACCACGCTCCCCGCCGCGTTCGTCTTGCAGCGGCACGTCGAAGTGACGCTGACCTGCTCCGCTCTCGACGACGCCGGCGCGATCGCCCTCGACGGGAACGACCATTACCAGTTCACCTGGACCGCGACCTGGGTCGATTCCGACAGCCGCGCTCCGATGACCATTGCCACGACGGACGTCGAAGACCTGATGCAGCACCAGATCATCGAGGCGTTCCGCCCCGCCGACGACACGGGCGTGACGCTGGCGTGGACGATCGGCGACTTCGTCGACGGCCTGGACGATTTCGTGGTCGACATTCTCAGCGAACACATTGACCCGGCCTTCCTGCCCACCCTCGTGTGGTCGACCATGACGTGTTCCTGCTGCCAGTGCCTATGCCAGCGCCTCGGCACGACCCCCGACCAACTCGGCCGGCAACCCACAACATCCCCGCTGGCCCACGCAGCGACGCGTGAGGCAAGACGGCTCGGCGGTCAGGAGTCTTCGTCCTCGCCGTCCTCGGCTGCGGTGGTGCGTCGCATGATCCTGTCCAGTTCCCCCGGCAGGCTGCACAGCAGCTCCCGCTCGGCCGCCTCGATCCGGCTCTGGATGTTCCACTGCCTGATGTCGCTGACGTGGTCCTCGATGGCGTCGTGGAGCCGGGTGCGTAGCAGGCCAGGGCTGAGTGCTTCGACCTCGACTGCGATGCGTGGGTCGATGCCTTCTCGTAGGCATTCCTGTCGATAGCGGGTGTACCCGCGGTTCCAGGTCCAGCCGCGTGGTCGGCGTCTGGTCCGGCGGGGCGAGGTCGAGCACGAGATCGCCCATGCGGCGGATCGTATGCTGGATATAGGGCGTGATGGTGGCCAGATCGTCGGTAGCGACCGGATAGCCCTCGGCCGCGAGCTGGTTGGCTACGTCGGTGATGTCCAGTGCTGTCGAGTAGATCGCGCAATTCGCGAGCAGCTCATTAAATTTCACGACGCGTTCTTGGTGGTCAGGATCGTTGTGGCCGATGAGCTTGCCACCGATCATCAGCCATTCCGAGTATCCGTGGAACGCCTCGGCCTTGTTCGTGATCGCGGTGATCTGCTCCCGCAGGCCCGGTTCCGATAAGAACCGCAGCAGCGTCACCGTGCGGATCACCCTGCCCAGCTCGCGGAACGCCCGGTACAGGCGGTTCTTGTGCGAGTGGTTGCCCAGCCGCCGCAGCAGGGTCACCGAGGAGACCCGGCCTTCGCGGATGGAGATGCTGGTGCGAAGCAGATCGGTCCAGTGCTTCTCGATCAGGTCCCAGTCGATGGCGTTGTCGCCGAACAACGAGTCGATGTGCTGGTACCGGGTGGCCGCATCGGCCGGTAGAAGTTCAGGTCGTGCCAGTTGCGGATGCGCGGCAGCAGCTCGAACCCCAGCAACGCGGCGACTCCAAAGACAGGCAGCGACTGACCTTGCGTATCCGCATGGATCGTCTCCGGCTGCACCTCGGAGTCGTTACGCAGCAAGCCATCGATGATGTAGACGCCTCCCACGCCCCGCAGGGCACGAAGTGGCTGAACAGGGCGATGTAGGAGTCGGAGACGAACCGCATGGCCAGCCCGCCGTAACCGCCGTAGCGGATATGAGACTCGGCCAGCAGATTGTTCTCCCAA contains the following coding sequences:
- a CDS encoding acyl carrier protein → MSTIEDRVIKITAEKLDVKKEHMDLTALLIDDLGADDLAMAELGRRSRGSSASKSPTPTWSSGGP
- a CDS encoding isochorismatase family protein translates to MNRALIVIDVQNDFCEGGSVPVSGGADVAAAIADFVNRQTGYSLVVATRDHHIDPGDHFSERPDFVHSWPSHCVQGSEGSEFHPNFEPVVASGAVDEVFYKGHHAAAYSGFLGINEAGSSLADWLREHDVGQVDVVGIATDHCVRATALDAVREGFAAQVLLELTAAVAAKTTDAAVEDLRKAGVKLNGSPVLAND